A single genomic interval of Spartinivicinus marinus harbors:
- a CDS encoding DMT family transporter, with product MIWFSLALAGAFFNSSYSLLAKLYRSDTPSSVWAGGAFLFSSLLFFIGSGISGIPTIGDNFFPAAIGSAFINVCAALLYLKAVEKADLSLVTPLLSFSLVFVVLNSFLLLGELPTYLGITGLVLIFLGVYIISGEQGTILGPVRALAKNSGVKSMLVVALLFSISFVLDKVAVVNSSPLFASAIITFLSGVTLLLIAKFQGHSVLNIIKNKLLLIGLASLTIFLQIFFIAYAMPMTLASYVMAVKRSTILFSVLWGGLLLKEPFFKQRLIGASFMLIGLIILLLFERT from the coding sequence ATGATATGGTTCAGTTTAGCTTTGGCTGGCGCATTTTTTAATTCAAGCTACTCCTTGCTTGCAAAGTTGTATCGTTCTGATACGCCCTCTTCTGTGTGGGCAGGTGGTGCTTTTTTATTCAGTTCATTACTCTTCTTTATTGGAAGTGGTATTAGTGGTATACCAACCATTGGAGACAACTTTTTCCCTGCAGCTATTGGGTCTGCTTTCATCAACGTATGTGCAGCTTTGCTTTATCTTAAGGCTGTAGAAAAAGCTGATTTATCATTAGTAACTCCTTTATTATCATTTTCGCTCGTTTTTGTAGTTCTAAATTCATTTCTACTACTTGGTGAGCTGCCAACCTACTTAGGCATAACTGGACTAGTTTTAATTTTTCTGGGTGTTTATATAATAAGTGGAGAACAAGGCACAATTTTAGGTCCAGTTCGTGCTTTAGCTAAAAACTCCGGCGTAAAAAGCATGCTGGTTGTGGCGCTTCTTTTTTCAATTAGCTTTGTGTTAGACAAAGTGGCAGTGGTTAATTCTAGTCCTTTATTTGCTTCTGCGATCATTACTTTTCTTAGTGGAGTTACATTATTACTAATAGCAAAATTTCAAGGCCACTCAGTTCTAAATATTATTAAAAACAAACTCCTGTTAATTGGCTTAGCTAGCTTAACAATTTTCTTGCAGATTTTTTTTATTGCTTATGCAATGCCAATGACTCTTGCTTCCTATGTTATGGCTGTAAAACGCTCAACTATTTTATTTAGCGTTTTATGGGGAGGATTGTTACTCAAAGAACCCTTTTTTAAGCAAAGATTGATAGGTGCTAGTTTTATGCTTATAGGCCTTATTATCTTACTTTTATTTGAACGAACTTAA
- a CDS encoding tyrosine-type recombinase/integrase, which yields MQKGQNTNYPRPGSEIKVEPIRDKRAITRIKKLLEDTPRENCIFILGINTAFRANELLSIRAEQVHMIEHGSYLDVKQKKNNKYRKVVLNQAATGAIQQLLASRDYAPDDLLFQGQRGPITVPYVNRMVKEWCKNVGLKGNYGSHTLRKTWGYWQRKGNNAPVPVLMEAFGHATQKQTLDYLGIEEKEIHELYLYEI from the coding sequence GTGCAAAAAGGTCAAAATACGAACTACCCCCGCCCAGGGTCAGAAATCAAAGTCGAACCCATCCGCGACAAACGCGCCATTACTCGAATAAAAAAATTACTCGAAGATACACCACGAGAGAATTGTATTTTTATTCTTGGAATTAATACGGCATTTCGTGCCAATGAATTATTATCCATTCGTGCTGAGCAAGTGCACATGATCGAACACGGTTCCTATTTAGATGTAAAGCAGAAAAAAAATAATAAATATCGCAAGGTGGTACTTAACCAAGCTGCCACCGGCGCTATACAACAACTACTCGCTAGCCGAGACTATGCGCCAGATGACTTGCTGTTCCAAGGCCAGCGCGGACCTATCACCGTACCCTACGTTAACCGCATGGTTAAAGAGTGGTGTAAGAACGTTGGGCTTAAGGGCAACTACGGCAGCCACACCCTACGCAAAACGTGGGGCTACTGGCAGCGTAAAGGCAATAACGCCCCGGTGCCGGTGTTAATGGAAGCCTTCGGCCATGCGACCCAGAAGCAGACGCTAGACTACTTGGGCATTGAAGAGAAAGAGATTCACGAGCTGTATTTGTATGAAATTTAA
- a CDS encoding tail fiber domain-containing protein codes for MKKVVSCFLISLSLLNVNAYSSDSDDETGQTGVECKTFDSLGGCALSDRRIKTDLVALQEPLKKLAKIEAYQYKIPYIDYNTLTLNLKDEIGVVAQDVKAVYPLAVYRDQEKALLGVNYSRLVVPLVAAVNELNKKVERLEKQLEEQKK; via the coding sequence ATGAAAAAGGTTGTTAGTTGTTTTCTCATTTCCCTATCCTTACTCAACGTTAACGCTTATTCTTCAGACTCTGATGATGAAACAGGTCAAACGGGAGTAGAATGCAAAACTTTTGATTCGTTAGGTGGATGCGCACTAAGCGACAGGAGGATCAAAACAGACCTAGTTGCTTTGCAAGAACCGTTAAAAAAGCTAGCAAAAATAGAAGCGTATCAATATAAAATACCATACATTGATTACAACACTTTAACCTTGAATTTAAAGGATGAAATTGGTGTTGTGGCTCAAGATGTCAAAGCCGTTTATCCTTTGGCTGTCTATCGAGATCAAGAAAAAGCGTTGCTAGGCGTTAATTATTCCAGGCTAGTAGTACCGCTGGTTGCTGCAGTTAATGAATTAAACAAAAAAGTAGAAAGGCTAGAAAAACAGTTAGAAGAGCAAAAAAAATAG
- a CDS encoding WGR domain-containing protein, which translates to MIQLKYSDEKSHKFYTLLIQQDLFGKWSLLRQWGKIGTKGQVQIDTFDSYEEARAVQEKLVKEKRRKGYMGPVAI; encoded by the coding sequence ATGATTCAACTCAAGTACAGTGATGAAAAATCACACAAATTCTATACATTGCTGATACAGCAAGACCTGTTCGGAAAGTGGTCGCTACTTCGGCAGTGGGGCAAGATCGGTACTAAAGGCCAGGTGCAAATTGATACATTTGATAGTTATGAAGAGGCCCGCGCCGTTCAGGAAAAACTAGTTAAGGAGAAGCGGCGCAAGGGGTATATGGGACCTGTGGCCATCTAA
- a CDS encoding imm11 family protein codes for MANYKLANIVGRINCLDYDKSELVMRDDGSIKFIDKLIFQYFDNKDSLEIFRLAKFLPIVIVSDKIKKKLEKHKFTGIVFYKPEDYSL; via the coding sequence ATGGCTAACTATAAATTAGCTAATATTGTTGGCAGGATAAACTGCTTGGACTATGATAAGTCTGAACTAGTTATGCGCGATGATGGAAGTATCAAATTCATAGATAAGCTTATTTTTCAGTACTTTGATAACAAAGATAGCTTGGAAATATTCAGACTTGCCAAGTTTCTACCAATTGTTATAGTTAGTGATAAAATTAAGAAAAAGTTAGAAAAGCATAAATTTACAGGGATTGTATTTTATAAGCCTGAAGACTACTCTCTGTAA
- a CDS encoding DUF4123 domain-containing protein encodes MINTIENNQLISKLPAEQTSVLVDGAVTGSQTIIDTLFDYAEQPEYLKLYQGTEYHSLQEISPVLVKTNQDDPYFFHLTQELVGKIAFIIITSEVDSHRLIHHLQQLISVKASHMGSCYFRYYEPHCLKFLVPTLTPQQVDCLLGPTVSWYWPCLQAGQLHHWESIDHKPLLNLTEQMPSFELSDNQLAAFSQAMRWVFIDDQLASHQQTPLLKALAPDFQYQIVDSFINQFDQKGLCTPVHLMAALKACYSLKPTQLELFFASLAKHHGHSELELVKLVEQTINQLKQAAVAL; translated from the coding sequence ATGATTAATACCATTGAAAATAATCAGCTCATATCAAAGCTACCTGCGGAACAAACTTCTGTATTAGTGGATGGCGCAGTTACAGGCAGTCAAACGATTATTGATACGTTATTTGATTATGCTGAGCAACCTGAATACCTCAAGCTATATCAGGGAACAGAATATCATTCATTGCAAGAGATTAGCCCGGTATTGGTAAAAACCAATCAAGATGACCCTTATTTTTTTCATCTAACCCAAGAATTAGTTGGAAAAATCGCTTTTATTATTATCACCAGTGAAGTTGATAGCCACCGTTTAATACATCATTTACAGCAATTAATCAGCGTTAAAGCAAGCCACATGGGCTCCTGTTATTTCCGTTATTATGAACCACACTGCTTGAAGTTTTTAGTACCCACCCTAACACCACAACAAGTCGATTGCTTGCTAGGACCGACAGTCAGCTGGTATTGGCCTTGTTTACAAGCAGGGCAGCTGCATCATTGGGAGTCTATTGACCATAAGCCATTACTCAATTTAACGGAACAAATGCCTTCTTTTGAATTGAGTGACAATCAGTTGGCTGCTTTTTCACAAGCTATGCGTTGGGTATTTATCGATGATCAGTTGGCAAGCCATCAACAAACGCCCCTTTTAAAAGCACTGGCTCCCGACTTTCAATACCAAATTGTAGACAGCTTTATTAATCAATTTGACCAAAAAGGACTTTGTACGCCAGTCCATTTGATGGCAGCACTAAAAGCCTGCTACAGCCTTAAACCAACACAGTTGGAGCTATTTTTCGCTAGTCTGGCTAAACATCATGGTCATAGTGAATTAGAGCTGGTTAAGCTTGTTGAGCAGACAATAAATCAACTGAAACAAGCAGCAGTTGCCTTATAG
- a CDS encoding type VI secretion system Vgr family protein has translation MDVGSSSRFTFSIKGVEDTLRVVRFDGQEGISRPYVFTIDTVCENFDLDLDVILQQPSQLVIHDPDEPRYINGIIHANQISDPIGRFCRYRFELTPKVSLLHYRVNLKIFQNLTADAIIRQVLLNAGLTTDDFTFQITGVLPTRVYCTQYQESDLDFIHRLMAEDGLHYFIKQTNNNCVMVISDSHYSFKPVPVTPELEYKYQAGMETTHYFIRQFYVTAEAQPNTVVFRDYNFEHPRQNLEVKESASDDKSGLNGLEVYQHNVSYQNPTAGKQKAANLIKAYKSVKLTGDGFSNSPHISAGHFFQLQNYDDSRYEHYWLLTGVIHDGIQTQVLEEHDTGRGSSYSNRIIATPRDHQFKTLPLAPKPKIRGSQTAFVTGPKGEEIYCDKYGRIKVQFHWDRDGQYNENSSCWVRVKQNWAGKQWGDLQVPRIGTEVLVKFINGDPDQPIVMGCLYNGRDKPPYKLPDHKTRTTFKTNSTPGGEGFNEIRFEDKKGSEQVFIHAEKDLEVRIKNDKRETIGNERHLVVGNNSYEHTKGNHHQQIDGNQYISIDRDSHTTIGDSLHGKTGRQYMIQAGNEIHIKAGDKVVIDAGVELTLKGGGSFAKLDPSGVAFQGATLKINEGGSAGSGSGVSVKEPSQAAESDKNQPGQPFEPIPPQAAKAPVPLGWQLDSLKLAAQSKTPLVQQCQKQPNGSCPRADCPCERSQA, from the coding sequence ATGGATGTAGGTAGTAGTAGCCGGTTTACCTTTAGTATCAAAGGGGTTGAGGATACACTTCGGGTGGTTCGGTTTGATGGACAAGAAGGCATTTCCCGCCCTTATGTGTTTACAATTGATACGGTTTGTGAAAATTTTGACCTGGATCTTGATGTGATTTTGCAGCAACCCTCGCAATTAGTGATTCATGATCCTGACGAGCCTCGATACATCAACGGTATTATTCACGCCAACCAGATCAGTGATCCTATAGGTCGCTTCTGTCGTTATCGATTTGAACTGACACCTAAAGTGTCCTTGCTGCACTACCGGGTTAATTTAAAGATTTTCCAAAATCTCACCGCTGATGCCATTATCCGGCAAGTGTTGCTGAATGCAGGTCTAACCACCGACGACTTTACGTTTCAAATTACTGGCGTATTACCCACCCGCGTGTATTGCACTCAATATCAAGAGTCCGATTTAGACTTTATTCATCGGCTGATGGCTGAAGATGGCCTGCACTACTTTATTAAGCAAACTAACAATAACTGTGTCATGGTGATCAGTGATAGCCACTACAGTTTTAAGCCTGTCCCCGTTACCCCAGAGCTGGAATATAAATACCAGGCCGGTATGGAAACCACCCATTACTTTATCAGACAGTTTTATGTAACAGCAGAAGCCCAACCCAATACTGTCGTGTTTCGTGATTACAATTTCGAGCACCCACGCCAGAACTTGGAAGTTAAAGAATCTGCCAGTGATGATAAATCTGGGTTAAACGGCTTGGAGGTTTATCAACATAATGTGTCGTATCAAAACCCAACCGCCGGTAAACAAAAAGCTGCAAACCTCATTAAAGCCTACAAGTCCGTTAAATTAACCGGGGATGGTTTCAGTAACAGCCCTCATATATCAGCCGGACACTTTTTCCAATTACAAAACTACGATGACAGCCGTTATGAACACTATTGGTTACTTACTGGGGTAATTCATGATGGTATTCAAACCCAGGTACTGGAAGAACACGACACCGGTAGAGGCAGCAGCTACAGCAACCGCATCATTGCTACTCCACGAGATCATCAGTTTAAAACCCTACCGTTAGCCCCTAAACCCAAAATTCGGGGTAGCCAAACAGCGTTTGTGACTGGTCCCAAAGGGGAAGAAATCTACTGCGATAAATACGGCAGAATCAAAGTTCAATTCCACTGGGACCGGGATGGACAATACAATGAAAACAGCTCCTGTTGGGTACGGGTCAAACAAAACTGGGCGGGTAAACAATGGGGGGATTTACAAGTCCCTCGGATCGGCACTGAAGTGTTAGTGAAATTTATTAACGGCGACCCTGACCAACCGATTGTGATGGGCTGTTTATATAATGGTCGGGATAAGCCACCTTATAAATTACCGGATCATAAAACTCGCACCACCTTTAAAACCAACAGTACACCTGGTGGTGAAGGCTTTAACGAAATTCGTTTTGAGGATAAAAAAGGCAGTGAACAAGTTTTTATTCATGCCGAAAAAGACCTGGAAGTTCGGATTAAAAACGACAAACGGGAAACCATCGGCAACGAACGTCATTTAGTGGTGGGCAACAATAGCTATGAGCACACTAAAGGCAACCACCACCAACAAATTGATGGCAACCAATACATCAGTATCGACCGGGATAGTCATACAACAATAGGCGACAGTTTACACGGCAAAACCGGCCGTCAGTACATGATCCAGGCCGGTAATGAAATTCATATAAAAGCCGGTGATAAAGTCGTCATTGATGCAGGGGTGGAACTCACCTTAAAAGGCGGTGGTAGCTTTGCCAAACTAGACCCATCAGGTGTCGCCTTTCAAGGCGCAACCCTTAAAATTAACGAAGGTGGTAGCGCTGGTTCGGGTAGTGGGGTGAGTGTTAAAGAGCCTTCTCAGGCCGCAGAATCTGATAAAAATCAACCTGGACAACCATTTGAACCTATTCCACCACAAGCAGCCAAAGCACCTGTTCCACTTGGTTGGCAGTTAGATAGTTTAAAACTGGCTGCTCAAAGTAAAACCCCATTAGTTCAGCAGTGCCAGAAACAACCTAATGGCTCATGCCCACGGGCAGACTGCCCCTGTGAAAGGAGTCAAGCATGA